The segment TATGCTGCCTATTTTGCTGAGATTTTCCGTGGTGGTATCCAGTCTATCCCTAAAGGGCAGTATGAAGCAGCTCAAGTCTTACAGTTGAGTCCTTTCCAAACAGTGACAAGAATCATTATTCCGCAAGTAACAAAAATCGTGTTACCTTCTGTCGGCAATGAAGTCATCAATCTAGTGAAAGATTCTTCGTTGATCTATATCTTAGGTTTAGGTGATGTGATGCGAGCGGGTAAGATCGCGATGGAGAGAGATGCAAGTTTACTTCCATTGCTTGGCGTGGCACTGATCTATCTCGCACTAACAGGAGTGCTGACGATCGTGTTGAAGCAAATTGAAGAAAAATTAAATTATTACCGCTAAGAAACGAGGAGGGAACAGCGATGATTGAATTAAAAAAGATTAGTAAATCATTTGGTGACAAACAAGTGATCAAAGATTTTGATTTAGTAATACCGGAAGGACAAACATTAGCGATCGGCGGACCGTCAGGAGGCGGTAAAACAACGATGTTACGGATTTTAGCCGGTTTAGAAAAAGCTGACAGTGGTGAGTTTTACCTGGATGGCACGAAATTTGACCCTTTTGAATTGAAAACAGAAGAACAAGTGGTAGGCGTCGTGTTTCAAGATTTCCAGCTTTTCCCACACTTGAGTATTTTTGACAATATTACTTTGGCACCTAAAATGGTGTTGAAACAAAGTAAAGAAGAATACACGAAAAAGGCGGAGGAATTAGCGGACTCATTAGGGATTCGTGATTTATTAGGAAATTATCCTTATCAATTATCTGGAGGACAAAAACAACGTGTGGCCATTGCTCGTGCGTTAGCGATGAACCCACGAGTGTTAGCTTATGATGAACCGACGAGTGCATTAGATCCAGAGTTACGCCAACAAGTAGAGAAGTTGATTCTTTCATTAAAAGAAGAAGGCGTGACACAAATCATCGTGACCCACGATTTAGTCTTTGCTGAAAACGTTGGGGATCAATTGATCAAAGTTATGCCAAGTAAGTAGGAAAGCGGTGGGGAGAAAATGAAAAAATTCAGCTTTTTGATTTTATCTTTGATTGGTTTTTTCTTTTTAACTGGCTGCACGAATGAGCGGACAGCGACAGAAAGCTGGTCAAGAATCAATGAAGAAAAAAAGATTATCGTAGGACTAGACGACAGCTTTGTACCAATGGGTTTTCGTGATAAAGATGGTAAACTGACAGGATTTGATATTGAGTTAGCGAAAGCTGTCTTTGATGAATATGGCATTACTGTTGAGTTCCAACCAATTGACTGGTCAATGAAGGAGTTCGAATTAAACAACGGAACAATTGATTTGATCTGGAACGGGTATTCAAAAACGCCAGAACGTGAAGAAAAAGTCTTGTTTACAAAACCATATATGAAAAATGATCAAGTATTGATCACACCAAAAACTTCTGGTATTACAAGCTTTGAACAAATGCAAGACAAAATCTTAGGCGCACAAAACGGTTCTTCTGGTTATGATATGTTTGTCAGACATCCAGAAATACTCAAAGACTATGTGAAAAATCAAGAGGCAGTTTTGTATGCAAGCTTTAATGAAGCATTGATCGATTTGAAAAGTGGCCGTACAGATGGTGTGTTGATCGACAAAGTCTATGCCGAGTATTTTTTGAACATACGAGACGAATTAGACAATTTCAATGTGATCAAAGGGGACTTTGATGGAGAAGATTTTGCTGTCGGTGCGCGAAAAAATGACGAAATACTTGTGGAAAAAGTCAATGATGGCATAGCCGAATTGGTTGAAAACGGAAAATTTAAAAAGATCTCAGAGAAGTGGTTTGGTGAAGATGTCACACCAGAATAGGTGACAGGATGACATGAAGGATCGAATCATAGGGGAAGTCAAAATAGTGGAACAGCATCTGCTGCTCCGCTTTTTTTATTTGTTTTGGACTTATTTTTTAAATGACTAGACTTTTATTTAGAAATGTCAAAAATCTACTTGGTAATGAAAAGGGTTTCGTGTTATTCTAAAGAGGTAAAGATTGAACTAGGAAAGGAAGATGTTCATGGAACACCAAAAATTAACGGCATTTCCTGATGATTTTCTTTGGGGATCTGCTTCAGCTGCCTATCAAGTAGAAGGTGCATGGCAAGAAGGCGGAAAAGGTGAGTCTGTATGGGATCGCTTTGTTCGTATTCCAGGTAAGACATTTAAAGGAACAAATGGTGACCTAGCAGTAGATCACTACCATCGTTATAAAGAAGACATTGCCTTGATGAAAGAACAAGGTTTGAAAACGTATCGCTTCTCTGTAGCTTGGACACGTATTTTTCCAAATGGCCGCGGCGAGATCAATCAAGAAGGTTTAGCTTTCTATATGGATTTGATTGATGAATTGATCAAACACGACATTGAACCAATGTTGACTTTGTATCATTGGGATCTGCCACAAGCATTGCAAGATGAATACCAAGGATGGGAATCTCGTCAGATCATCGAAGATTTTACGAACTATGCAAAAACATTATTCGAAGCATTTCGTGGCAAAGTCCACTATTGGGTTAGTTTGAACGAACAAAATATTTTTACTTCACTCGGTTATTTATTAGCGGTACATCCTCCAGGAGTGACTGATCCAAAACGAATGTACCAAGTGAACCACATTGCCAACTTAGCTAATGCAGCAGTGATCAATGAGTTCCATGAAATGGATATGCCTGGGAAAATCGGACCAAGTTTTGCGTATACGCCAAACTATCCGATCGACAGTGATCCAAAGAACATTTTGGCTGCTGAAAATGCGGAAGATTTGATGGCACATTATTGGATGGATGTTTATATGTGGGGCAAATATCCAATCGCTGCGATGAAATTCTTGGAAGAACAAGGGTGGGCGCCAACGATTGAAGAAGGCGATGAGGAGCTACTAGCATCTGCGAAACCTGACTTTTTAGGCATCAACTACTACCAAACAGCAACGAATGCCTTTAATCCATTAGATGGTGTCGGCGCTGGTAAGATGAATACTACAGGTAAAAAAGGCTCATCAGAAGAAACAGGCGTGCCTGGCATGTACAAAAAAGTAGAAAATCCATTTGTCGAACGTACAAATTGGGATTGGGAAATCGATCCAGAAGGTTTACGTATTGCTTTGCGACGAATCACGAGTCGCTACCGTATCCCTGTGTTGATCACGGAAAACGGTTTAGGTGAATATGACAAATTGACAGAAGATAAAAAAATCCATGATGACTACCGTATCAACTACTTGGAAAGTCATGTCAAAGCCATCAAAGAAGCTATTTCAGATGGTGCAGAAGTCTTGGGCTATTGCACATGGTCTTACACAGACTTGCTGAGCTGGTTAAATGGCTACCAAAAACGCTATGGCTTCGTTTATGTAGATCAGGATGAAACACAAGAAGGATCACTTGATCGCTACAAAAAAGATAGCTATTACTGGTACCAACAAGTAATTCGTGAGAATGGCGCGAATATTGGGAACCAATAAATATTGCACGAATAATACGTACTAAAGTGGATGGCACAATTTAAAAAAAGGAACAAAAGAGGAGGTACTGCTCATCTTTTGTTCCTTTTTTTGTTTGTCTTTTAGCTTTTACATCACCTAGAATTTCTGTTGATCACTAGTCTAACATAAATTGTTGAAGCACCGTTACACCAAAATCAGGTGCAGTCAATAATGTTGCGCCGATTGCGGCATCCGTCAATTTCCCACTATACGAATTTAGTGTGAGTAGTTTTCCGCTTCGAACGTTTCTGAACTTGTACAAAGGAATGGTTCCATAGGCATTTCCTGCGCTTACTACTCGCCATTGTGCCCGTTTATCTGAAGCATTTAAAACCCCAGTGCGTACAATAGAGAAGCCATTCCATTTACTATCTGATTCATACATTGAAAAATTATTTGCTCGATTATGGATGACAAAGGAATTGTTAGCCTCATAGAATACAAATCTCCATTGTTGGTTCGTATTCCTATGTTCATTAAAATAGATGACATCATCACTACTTGCTGAATCATCTAGCGCTCTACTATTATTAAGAGAATTAATGATGTGATAAGAATTACCTACCCTATTAGCCAATTCTTTTTGCTGTTGGTAGTCTCTGTCATCATTCACAGCAGTGAGTCCTTTCGAATTTATAGCAATTGTATCAATGAGTTGTTTCTTTTCCCAAACATTCCCAATCACTCGATAGATTTTCATCTCATTTTTTGAATGATCGACTTCTGCAGTTAAGTAAGTTTTTTGAGAAGCACTGCCAGAAGAATAAACTGGGACTTTGCCAAAATACTGTGGGTAAGAAACCTTACCGATTGTTTTGTGATAATGCCCTGCAAAAACGGCTCGCAACGTTCCATTATCATAATATTTTTCTACCATTGCCTTGAATCTTCCTTGGGGATCACTTCCCAATTTCCAATCATTTGGTTTATGTATATAAAGAATAGCCGGTTGGTTTGCACTTCTTGCTTCTTCTAACTGTCTCTCGATATAGTCCATCCCAGGTGTTAACCAATAAGTAGGACCAGGCCCTTCAGAGCAAGAAAGATGCATCGTGGGATAATTGTTGGCTGTGATCATTCTAAAATCCCCAATTTTTTGTGAATAGTTTAGGCTATCAACATGCTTAGATTCAAAAAAGTAATCTTCTTTCCAAGTATCTTTTGAAATCCAATTATGAGGTCTATAGGTATGCATTCTGTTAAAGGTTATCCGCCAAGCTTGGTTGAGGAAAGTATCCTCGAAATTATTTTCAATATCGTGGTTTCCTAGGCCATAAGAATAAGGCATTTTTAGTCTACTGAATAATTGATCCATGCGACTCCACTGAGAGCCTTGACCGTAAGCAGTGACATCCCCATTGACATAGGTATGTATTACTTTATTGCCGATGCTTGTTGAATAATCATTGATACTGTCATACTGATTTAAAATTAACGCAGCGGACTCCGCTCTGAGATCGCTATCTGATTGATAAATACCATCATCTGTTTTTGCTGTCCATGGAAATTGAGGATCAGAGGTAACTACAAACGAATAGTCGATGTCTGCGAATGCCGTAGTGCCAACCATAATTGTACCTACTAGAATACTCGCACTCAAAGTAATGCTTTTGATCATTTTATTTATTAATATTTTAGTACGCTTTTCAAATTTCATTTCTACTCCATTCTCTTATATTAATTTATTTTTTAAAGTTTGTTTCACTTTTATTTTGAAATTCTACACTCGAAGGCTTTTTTGATTCTTGTGAGTGTTATGACAAAACAAAAAGTGGTGTGATTTCCTATATTTTCGTAACCTCCTTTAAAGTTGATTGTTTTAAAAAAAGTATATCTTCCTATAATAGGTACTGTTCATAGTGTGTGGTGTTGCAACAAATAATTCTTCTTACAAAGACATAAAAGAATTTCTATCCTCACCTCAACGAAAGAGCGAAGACCATGGAGGCAAAAGGGGTGGCGAGGATCGTAGGAAGAGTTTTGAAGAATCAGATAAAAAGAAAATCAGCAATCGGGCAAACAAAACTTTTGTTCGCTTGCTTTTTTTTGTATAATGGAACTTGATGAAAAGAGGGATATATCATGGCAAAGAAAAAACGTCCTGCTAAGAAGAAGAGAAAAACTAAAAAACAAAAACAGCAGCAGGAGCAAATGATTGCGATCGGTGTTGGCTTTGCTTTTATACTATTTGCCGTCTTTGGGTTTTTGAAATTAGGCTTTTTAGGCATTTTAGTGGCGAATGGCTTTCGCATAGTCGCTGGAAATACGTATCAGATCCTCTGTGTATTATTAGCAGTTTTAGGATTTTGGATCATGGTCAAAAATAGAGAATTCACGATGGGTAAGAGTCGTCGTTGGCTGGGAGTCGGTCTGTTTTATTTAGGTATCTTACTCTTTTTACATGCC is part of the Enterococcus mundtii genome and harbors:
- a CDS encoding amino acid ABC transporter ATP-binding protein; this encodes MIELKKISKSFGDKQVIKDFDLVIPEGQTLAIGGPSGGGKTTMLRILAGLEKADSGEFYLDGTKFDPFELKTEEQVVGVVFQDFQLFPHLSIFDNITLAPKMVLKQSKEEYTKKAEELADSLGIRDLLGNYPYQLSGGQKQRVAIARALAMNPRVLAYDEPTSALDPELRQQVEKLILSLKEEGVTQIIVTHDLVFAENVGDQLIKVMPSK
- a CDS encoding amino acid ABC transporter substrate-binding protein, coding for MKKFSFLILSLIGFFFLTGCTNERTATESWSRINEEKKIIVGLDDSFVPMGFRDKDGKLTGFDIELAKAVFDEYGITVEFQPIDWSMKEFELNNGTIDLIWNGYSKTPEREEKVLFTKPYMKNDQVLITPKTSGITSFEQMQDKILGAQNGSSGYDMFVRHPEILKDYVKNQEAVLYASFNEALIDLKSGRTDGVLIDKVYAEYFLNIRDELDNFNVIKGDFDGEDFAVGARKNDEILVEKVNDGIAELVENGKFKKISEKWFGEDVTPE
- a CDS encoding metallophosphoesterase, which produces MVGTTAFADIDYSFVVTSDPQFPWTAKTDDGIYQSDSDLRAESAALILNQYDSINDYSTSIGNKVIHTYVNGDVTAYGQGSQWSRMDQLFSRLKMPYSYGLGNHDIENNFEDTFLNQAWRITFNRMHTYRPHNWISKDTWKEDYFFESKHVDSLNYSQKIGDFRMITANNYPTMHLSCSEGPGPTYWLTPGMDYIERQLEEARSANQPAILYIHKPNDWKLGSDPQGRFKAMVEKYYDNGTLRAVFAGHYHKTIGKVSYPQYFGKVPVYSSGSASQKTYLTAEVDHSKNEMKIYRVIGNVWEKKQLIDTIAINSKGLTAVNDDRDYQQQKELANRVGNSYHIINSLNNSRALDDSASSDDVIYFNEHRNTNQQWRFVFYEANNSFVIHNRANNFSMYESDSKWNGFSIVRTGVLNASDKRAQWRVVSAGNAYGTIPLYKFRNVRSGKLLTLNSYSGKLTDAAIGATLLTAPDFGVTVLQQFMLD
- a CDS encoding amino acid ABC transporter permease, translated to MNDLLEVMPQLLVGALTTLKLFAFTLIGSLPLGIILALGLSLHFKPIRYFLQTYVWIMRGTPLLLQLIFVFYGLPTIGIVFDRFEAALIAFVLNYAAYFAEIFRGGIQSIPKGQYEAAQVLQLSPFQTVTRIIIPQVTKIVLPSVGNEVINLVKDSSLIYILGLGDVMRAGKIAMERDASLLPLLGVALIYLALTGVLTIVLKQIEEKLNYYR
- a CDS encoding glycoside hydrolase family 1 protein yields the protein MEHQKLTAFPDDFLWGSASAAYQVEGAWQEGGKGESVWDRFVRIPGKTFKGTNGDLAVDHYHRYKEDIALMKEQGLKTYRFSVAWTRIFPNGRGEINQEGLAFYMDLIDELIKHDIEPMLTLYHWDLPQALQDEYQGWESRQIIEDFTNYAKTLFEAFRGKVHYWVSLNEQNIFTSLGYLLAVHPPGVTDPKRMYQVNHIANLANAAVINEFHEMDMPGKIGPSFAYTPNYPIDSDPKNILAAENAEDLMAHYWMDVYMWGKYPIAAMKFLEEQGWAPTIEEGDEELLASAKPDFLGINYYQTATNAFNPLDGVGAGKMNTTGKKGSSEETGVPGMYKKVENPFVERTNWDWEIDPEGLRIALRRITSRYRIPVLITENGLGEYDKLTEDKKIHDDYRINYLESHVKAIKEAISDGAEVLGYCTWSYTDLLSWLNGYQKRYGFVYVDQDETQEGSLDRYKKDSYYWYQQVIRENGANIGNQ